A single genomic interval of Streptomyces sp. 1222.5 harbors:
- the bfr gene encoding bacterioferritin has translation MQGDPEVIEFLNEQLTGELTAINQYFLHAKMQENFGWTKLAKYTRHESFDEMKHAEVLTDRILFLDGLPNYQRLFHVRVGQTIREMFEADRQIEVEAIDRLKRGIKVMREKGDITSANIFEDILADEEHHIDYLDTQLELLEKLGEALYLAQLIEQPES, from the coding sequence ATGCAGGGCGACCCCGAGGTAATCGAGTTCCTCAACGAGCAGCTCACCGGCGAGCTGACCGCGATCAACCAGTACTTCCTGCACGCGAAGATGCAGGAGAACTTCGGCTGGACGAAGCTCGCCAAGTACACGCGGCACGAGTCGTTCGACGAGATGAAGCACGCGGAGGTGCTCACCGACCGGATCCTTTTCCTGGACGGGCTGCCCAACTACCAACGGCTCTTCCACGTCCGGGTGGGGCAGACGATCCGGGAGATGTTCGAGGCGGACCGGCAGATCGAGGTCGAGGCGATCGACCGCCTCAAGCGGGGCATCAAGGTGATGCGGGAGAAGGGCGACATCACGTCGGCGAACATCTTCGAGGACATCCTCGCCGACGAGGAGCACCACATCGACTACCTGGACACCCAGCTGGAGCTGCTGGAGAAGCTCGGGGAGGCGCTCTACCTCGCCCAGCTGATCGAGCAGCCGGAGAGCTAG
- a CDS encoding 6-phosphofructokinase, protein MRVGVLTGGGDCPGLNAVIRGVVRKGVQEYGYDFVGFRDGWRGPLEGDTVRLDIPAVRGILPRGGTVLGSSRTNPLKVEGGVRRIKENLAKLEVDALIAIGGEDTLGVAASLCDDYGMPCVGVPKTIDNDLSATDYTFGFDTAVNIATEAIDRLHTTAESHMRVLVCEVMGRHAGWIALHSGLAGGANVILIPEQRFDLDQVCAWITSRFKASYAPIVVVAEGAMPKDGEMVLKDESLDSFGHVRLSGVGEWLAKEIEKRTGKEARTTVLGHIQRGGTPSAFDRWLATRFGLHAIDCVHEGDFGKMVALRGPDIVRVPISEATAKLKTVDPKLYDEVGVFFG, encoded by the coding sequence AACGCCGTCATCCGGGGCGTCGTACGCAAGGGCGTACAGGAGTACGGCTATGACTTCGTCGGCTTCCGGGACGGCTGGCGAGGTCCGTTGGAGGGCGACACCGTCCGCCTCGACATCCCCGCCGTGCGCGGCATCCTGCCCCGCGGCGGCACCGTCCTCGGCTCCTCCCGGACCAACCCCCTCAAGGTGGAGGGCGGTGTCCGTCGGATCAAGGAGAACCTCGCCAAACTGGAGGTCGACGCCCTCATCGCGATCGGCGGCGAGGACACCCTCGGCGTCGCCGCGAGCCTCTGCGACGACTACGGGATGCCGTGCGTCGGCGTACCGAAGACCATCGACAACGACCTGTCCGCCACCGACTACACCTTCGGCTTCGACACCGCGGTCAACATCGCCACCGAGGCCATCGACCGCCTGCACACCACCGCCGAGTCCCACATGCGGGTCCTGGTCTGCGAGGTGATGGGCCGGCACGCCGGCTGGATCGCCCTGCACTCCGGCCTGGCGGGCGGCGCCAACGTCATCCTCATCCCCGAACAGCGCTTCGACCTCGACCAGGTGTGCGCCTGGATCACCTCCCGCTTCAAGGCGTCGTACGCCCCGATCGTCGTCGTCGCCGAGGGCGCCATGCCGAAGGACGGCGAGATGGTCCTCAAGGACGAGTCCCTGGACTCCTTCGGCCATGTGCGGCTCTCCGGGGTCGGCGAGTGGCTGGCCAAGGAGATCGAGAAGCGCACCGGCAAGGAGGCCCGCACCACGGTCCTCGGGCACATCCAGCGCGGCGGCACCCCCAGTGCCTTCGACCGCTGGCTCGCCACCCGTTTCGGCCTGCACGCCATCGACTGCGTCCACGAGGGCGACTTCGGGAAGATGGTCGCCCTGCGCGGCCCCGACATCGTCCGCGTCCCGATCTCCGAGGCCACGGCGAAGCTGAAGACCGTGGATCCGAAGCTCTACGACGAGGTCGGGGTGTTCTTCGGCTGA
- a CDS encoding anthranilate synthase family protein, protein MNLHDLLSDPRPFALLRRRTPGRDEAVVEVLLGPVTSRERLADLPDEGLALVPFRQIRERGFDVRDDGTPLLVLTPEESYEIPLDEALRTLPGHDVRVEGGGFDVDDERYAGIVGRVLAEEIGRGEGANFVIRRTYRGDIPGFGRADALALFRRLLEGERGAYWTFVVHTGDRTLVGASPEVHVRMSGGTVVMNPISGTYRYPAEGPTPEHLLDFLADGKEIEELSMVVDEELKMMCTVGDRGGVVVGPRLKEMAHLAHTEYELRGRSSLDVREVLRETMFAATVTGSPVQNACRVIERHEVGGRGYYAGALALLGRDLGGAQTLDSPILIRTADIDADGRLRVPVGATLVRGSDPAGEVAETHAKAAGVLAALGVRPPRPRVERERPRLADDPRVRAALDGRRSALAPFWLRMQEQARELTGHALVVDGEDTFTAMLAHVLRSGGLEVTVRRYDEPGLRDEVLAHEGPVVLGPGPGDPGDLTDPKMRVLRALTATVLREHRYGVLGVCLGHELIAAELGLEIVRKEVPCQGEQTVIDLFGRPETVGFYNSFVARCDEEAARELSAHGVEVSRAGNGEVHALRGPGFAGVQFHPESVLTLNGAPVLRELIARLRAASGAR, encoded by the coding sequence GTGAACCTGCACGACCTGCTCTCCGACCCCCGCCCCTTCGCCCTGCTCCGCCGCCGCACCCCTGGGCGCGACGAGGCGGTGGTGGAGGTGCTGCTCGGCCCGGTGACCAGCCGCGAGCGGCTCGCCGACCTGCCCGACGAGGGCCTCGCGCTGGTCCCGTTCCGGCAGATCCGCGAGCGCGGCTTCGACGTCCGCGACGACGGCACCCCGCTGCTGGTGCTGACCCCCGAGGAGTCGTACGAGATCCCGCTCGACGAGGCCCTGCGGACGCTGCCCGGCCACGACGTGCGGGTCGAGGGCGGCGGCTTCGACGTCGACGACGAGCGGTACGCCGGGATCGTCGGACGGGTGCTGGCCGAGGAGATCGGCCGGGGCGAGGGCGCCAACTTCGTGATCCGGCGCACGTACCGGGGCGACATCCCCGGCTTCGGCCGCGCGGACGCGCTCGCGCTGTTCCGCCGGCTGCTGGAGGGCGAGCGGGGCGCCTACTGGACGTTCGTGGTGCACACCGGGGACCGGACGCTGGTGGGCGCCAGTCCCGAGGTGCACGTGCGCATGTCCGGCGGCACCGTCGTGATGAACCCGATCAGCGGCACCTACCGCTATCCCGCCGAGGGCCCCACGCCGGAGCACCTGCTGGACTTCCTCGCCGACGGCAAGGAGATCGAGGAGCTGTCGATGGTCGTCGACGAGGAACTGAAGATGATGTGCACGGTCGGCGACCGGGGCGGGGTGGTCGTCGGGCCACGGCTGAAGGAGATGGCGCACCTCGCGCACACCGAGTACGAGCTGCGCGGCAGGTCCTCCCTGGACGTGCGGGAAGTGCTGCGGGAGACCATGTTCGCGGCCACGGTGACCGGGTCGCCGGTGCAGAACGCGTGCCGGGTCATCGAACGCCACGAGGTGGGCGGCCGCGGCTACTACGCGGGCGCGCTCGCGCTGCTGGGCCGGGACTTGGGGGGCGCGCAGACGTTGGACTCCCCCATCCTCATCCGCACCGCCGACATCGACGCCGACGGCCGGCTGCGCGTCCCGGTCGGGGCGACGCTCGTCCGCGGCTCGGACCCGGCGGGCGAGGTCGCGGAGACCCACGCCAAGGCGGCGGGCGTCCTGGCGGCCCTCGGGGTGCGGCCGCCCCGGCCGCGCGTGGAGCGGGAGCGCCCGCGGCTGGCCGACGACCCCCGGGTGCGGGCCGCCCTGGACGGCCGGCGCTCCGCGCTCGCGCCGTTCTGGCTGCGGATGCAGGAGCAGGCCCGGGAGCTGACGGGCCACGCCCTGGTCGTCGACGGCGAGGACACCTTCACCGCCATGCTGGCGCACGTGCTGCGCTCCGGCGGGCTGGAGGTGACGGTACGGCGGTACGACGAGCCGGGGCTGCGGGACGAGGTGCTCGCGCACGAGGGCCCGGTGGTGCTGGGCCCCGGTCCGGGCGACCCCGGCGATCTCACCGACCCGAAGATGCGCGTCCTGCGCGCGCTGACCGCCACGGTTCTCCGGGAGCACCGCTACGGCGTGCTCGGGGTCTGCCTCGGCCATGAGCTCATCGCGGCCGAGCTGGGGCTGGAGATCGTCCGCAAGGAGGTCCCCTGCCAGGGGGAGCAGACCGTGATCGATCTGTTCGGGCGGCCCGAGACCGTCGGCTTCTACAACAGCTTCGTGGCCCGCTGCGACGAGGAGGCCGCCCGGGAGCTGTCCGCGCACGGCGTCGAGGTGAGCCGGGCGGGCAACGGCGAGGTGCACGCGCTGCGCGGTCCCGGGTTCGCCGGGGTGCAGTTCCACCCGGAGTCGGTCCTCACGCTGAACGGCGCCCCGGTGCTCCGGGAGCTGATCGCCCGGCTGCGCGCGGCGAGCGGCGCGAGGTGA
- a CDS encoding sulfite oxidase-like oxidoreductase, giving the protein MGHPVERESGAAAGSELPPGQRLQRGWPVTHYGPVPKFRPERWEFRVFGATADGDKRTWVHEEFAALPYTSVVADLHCVTKFSMVGAEWGGVPARAILDLAPPAPDVTHVMVWAEYGFSSNLRLSDFASDRTIFATHKDGELLTAEHGFPVRLIVPHLYAWKGPKWVRGVEYMTADRRGFWEERGYHNLGDPWKEQRYSYQEEPGDGPEL; this is encoded by the coding sequence ATGGGGCATCCGGTGGAGCGAGAGTCTGGAGCAGCGGCAGGGTCCGAGCTTCCGCCGGGTCAGCGGCTCCAGCGCGGCTGGCCGGTCACGCACTACGGGCCCGTCCCGAAGTTCCGGCCCGAACGCTGGGAGTTCCGGGTCTTCGGCGCCACCGCCGACGGCGACAAGCGCACCTGGGTCCACGAGGAGTTCGCGGCCCTGCCGTACACCAGCGTCGTGGCGGACCTGCACTGCGTGACGAAGTTCAGCATGGTCGGCGCGGAGTGGGGCGGTGTTCCGGCCCGCGCGATCCTGGACCTCGCCCCGCCGGCGCCGGACGTCACCCATGTGATGGTCTGGGCGGAGTACGGCTTCAGTTCCAACCTGCGCCTGTCGGACTTCGCCTCCGACCGCACGATCTTCGCCACCCACAAGGACGGTGAACTGCTCACCGCCGAGCACGGCTTCCCGGTCCGCCTGATCGTCCCCCACCTGTACGCCTGGAAGGGCCCGAAGTGGGTCCGCGGCGTGGAGTACATGACCGCCGACCGCCGCGGCTTCTGGGAGGAACGCGGCTACCACAACCTCGGCGACCCCTGGAAGGAACAGCGCTACTCCTACCAGGAGGAGCCCGGGGACGGCCCCGAGCTCTGA
- a CDS encoding class II 3-deoxy-7-phosphoheptulonate synthase has protein sequence MTVNAKTSPSAGNTWRDLPAAQQPEYPDTEALRAVIADLESYPPLVFAGECDQLRARMAAVARGEAFLLQGGDCAEAFDAVSADHIRNKLKTLLQMGAVLTYAASVPVVKVGRIAGQYSKPRSKPTETRDGVTLPVYRGDSVNGFDFTEASRYPDPERLKRMYNASASTLNLVRAFTTGGYADLRQVHAWNQDFVRTSPSGQRYEQLAREIDSALNFMRACGTDPEEFKTVEFYSSHEALLLDYESALTRVDSRTGKLYDVSGHMVWIGERTRQLDGAHIEFASKIRNPIGIKLGPTTTAEEALQYIDRLDPEREPGRLTFIVRMGAGKIRDKLPELVEKVTASGATVAWVTDPMHGNTFEAASGHKTRRFDDVLDEVKGFFEVHKALGTHPGGIHVELTGDDVTECVGGGDEIFVDDLHQRYETACDPRLNRSQSLDLAFLVAEMYRDQ, from the coding sequence GTGACCGTGAACGCTAAGACCAGCCCGAGCGCTGGCAACACCTGGCGCGACCTGCCCGCGGCGCAGCAGCCCGAGTACCCCGACACCGAGGCTCTGCGCGCAGTGATCGCGGACCTCGAGTCGTATCCGCCGCTCGTCTTCGCGGGCGAGTGCGACCAGCTGCGCGCCCGGATGGCGGCCGTCGCCAGGGGTGAGGCGTTCCTCCTCCAGGGCGGCGACTGCGCCGAGGCCTTCGACGCGGTGTCCGCCGACCACATCCGCAACAAGCTCAAGACGCTGCTCCAGATGGGCGCCGTCCTGACCTACGCGGCCTCGGTGCCCGTGGTGAAGGTGGGCCGGATCGCCGGGCAGTACTCCAAGCCGCGCTCCAAGCCGACCGAGACCCGTGACGGCGTGACGCTCCCGGTGTACCGGGGCGACTCCGTCAACGGCTTCGACTTCACCGAGGCCAGCCGCTACCCGGACCCGGAGCGGCTCAAGCGGATGTACAACGCCTCGGCGTCCACGCTGAACCTGGTGCGCGCCTTCACCACCGGCGGTTACGCCGACCTGCGCCAGGTGCACGCCTGGAACCAGGACTTCGTGCGGACCTCGCCGTCGGGCCAGCGCTACGAGCAGCTCGCGCGCGAGATCGACAGCGCGCTGAACTTCATGCGGGCCTGCGGCACCGACCCGGAGGAGTTCAAGACCGTCGAGTTCTACTCGTCGCACGAGGCGCTGCTGCTGGACTACGAGTCGGCGCTGACCCGCGTCGACTCCCGCACCGGCAAGCTGTACGACGTCTCCGGGCACATGGTGTGGATCGGTGAGCGCACCCGGCAGCTGGACGGCGCGCACATCGAGTTCGCCTCGAAGATCCGCAACCCGATCGGCATCAAGCTCGGCCCGACGACGACGGCCGAGGAGGCGCTGCAGTACATCGACCGCCTCGACCCCGAGCGGGAGCCGGGCCGGCTGACGTTCATCGTCCGCATGGGCGCCGGCAAGATCCGCGACAAGCTGCCCGAGCTGGTGGAGAAGGTCACGGCGTCCGGCGCCACGGTGGCCTGGGTGACCGACCCGATGCACGGCAACACCTTCGAGGCGGCCTCCGGGCACAAGACCCGCCGCTTCGACGACGTGCTCGACGAGGTCAAGGGCTTCTTCGAGGTGCACAAGGCCCTCGGTACCCACCCGGGCGGCATCCACGTGGAGCTGACCGGCGACGACGTGACCGAGTGCGTGGGCGGCGGCGACGAGATCTTCGTCGACGACCTGCACCAGCGCTACGAGACGGCCTGCGACCCGCGGCTCAACCGCAGCCAGTCGCTGGACCTGGCGTTCCTCGTGGCCGAGATGTACCGGGACCAGTGA
- a CDS encoding deoxyribonuclease IV, translating into MSPDPSPLLPRNPVGGHVPVAGGLHSVGLSYAHDLKAETVQVFVANPRGWATPAGNPRQDEAFRAACAEESIPAYVHAPYLINFGSHTEATVERSVESLRHSLRRGREIGALGVVVHTGSATGGRAREVALEQVRERLLPVLDELTHDDDPYLLLESTAGQGASLCSRTWDFGPYFAALDAHPKLGVCLDTCHVFAAGHDLAEPGGMHRTLDLLVDTVGEGRLRLIHANDSKDVAGAHKDRHENIGAGHIGEDPFHALMTHPATAGVPLIIETPGGKEGHAADVERLKKLRDS; encoded by the coding sequence GTGAGTCCCGATCCCTCCCCCCTCCTGCCCCGCAACCCGGTGGGCGGCCATGTCCCGGTGGCCGGCGGCCTGCACTCCGTGGGCCTGTCGTACGCCCACGACCTGAAGGCGGAGACCGTGCAGGTCTTCGTCGCCAACCCGCGCGGCTGGGCCACGCCCGCCGGGAACCCGCGCCAGGACGAGGCGTTCCGCGCGGCGTGCGCCGAGGAGTCGATCCCGGCGTACGTGCACGCTCCCTACCTGATCAACTTCGGCTCGCACACCGAGGCGACGGTGGAGCGGTCGGTGGAGTCGCTGCGCCACTCGCTGCGGCGCGGCCGGGAGATCGGCGCGCTGGGCGTCGTCGTGCACACCGGCAGCGCGACCGGCGGGCGGGCGCGGGAGGTGGCGCTGGAGCAGGTGCGGGAGCGTCTGCTGCCGGTGCTGGACGAGCTGACCCACGACGACGATCCGTACCTGCTGCTGGAGTCGACCGCCGGGCAGGGCGCGTCGCTGTGCTCGCGCACCTGGGACTTCGGGCCGTACTTCGCGGCGCTGGACGCCCATCCGAAGCTGGGCGTGTGCCTGGACACCTGCCACGTCTTCGCCGCCGGGCACGACCTGGCCGAGCCCGGCGGCATGCACCGGACCCTGGACCTGCTGGTGGACACCGTGGGCGAGGGCCGGCTGCGGCTGATCCACGCCAACGACTCCAAGGACGTGGCCGGGGCGCACAAGGACCGGCACGAGAACATCGGCGCGGGTCACATCGGCGAGGACCCCTTCCACGCCCTGATGACCCACCCGGCAACGGCGGGCGTCCCGCTGATCATCGAGACGCCGGGCGGCAAGGAAGGCCACGCGGCCGACGTGGAGCGGCTGAAGAAACTCCGGGATTCCTGA
- a CDS encoding DUF4396 domain-containing protein: MDHTAHTGHEQQHEHTHGAPTHGQHQGHGPAATWSTAVQATLHCLTGCAVGEVLGMVVGTAFGWGNLPTTLLAVVLAFFFGYSFTLRGVLRAGVDFRTAFRVALAADTLSIAVMELIDNGVILVWPSAMDATLAEPLFWISLAASLVIAFVVTTPVNKWTIGRGKGHAVVHRYHH, from the coding sequence ATGGACCACACCGCTCACACCGGACACGAGCAGCAGCACGAGCACACGCACGGAGCGCCCACGCACGGGCAGCACCAGGGGCACGGCCCTGCGGCCACCTGGTCGACGGCCGTCCAGGCCACGCTGCACTGCCTCACCGGCTGCGCCGTCGGCGAGGTGCTGGGCATGGTCGTCGGTACGGCGTTCGGCTGGGGCAACCTGCCGACCACACTGCTGGCGGTCGTCCTGGCCTTCTTCTTCGGCTACTCGTTCACGCTGCGCGGGGTGCTGCGGGCCGGTGTCGACTTCCGCACCGCCTTCCGCGTGGCGCTCGCCGCGGACACCCTGTCCATTGCCGTGATGGAGCTGATCGACAACGGCGTGATCCTGGTCTGGCCGTCCGCGATGGACGCGACGCTCGCCGAGCCGCTGTTCTGGATCTCGTTGGCGGCCTCGCTCGTGATCGCCTTCGTCGTGACGACCCCCGTCAACAAGTGGACGATCGGGCGGGGCAAGGGACACGCGGTGGTCCACCGGTACCACCACTGA
- a CDS encoding trp operon leader peptide — MFALSIQNWWWTASPAAH; from the coding sequence ATGTTCGCGCTTTCGATCCAGAACTGGTGGTGGACCGCTTCTCCGGCGGCCCACTGA
- a CDS encoding bacterioferritin-associated ferredoxin gives MFVCSCFGVTEQQVQQHAENGACTPRQIASACKAGTDCGSCVRRIQAILGRGACPRRELADQGRPVLAEIPDAA, from the coding sequence ATGTTCGTCTGCAGTTGCTTCGGTGTCACCGAGCAGCAGGTGCAGCAGCACGCGGAGAACGGCGCCTGCACCCCGCGCCAGATCGCTTCCGCCTGCAAGGCCGGCACCGACTGCGGCTCGTGCGTCCGGCGGATCCAGGCCATCCTCGGCCGGGGCGCGTGCCCACGCCGCGAACTGGCCGACCAGGGCAGGCCCGTCCTCGCGGAGATCCCGGACGCCGCCTAG